In Hevea brasiliensis isolate MT/VB/25A 57/8 chromosome 13, ASM3005281v1, whole genome shotgun sequence, a single genomic region encodes these proteins:
- the LOC131171735 gene encoding protein GOLVEN 5, which yields MAAVYVKFICLLLVLLFSSAWLSSAHEAAEDDAAMSTEKKGVVDSVLNGNVATRNEIGGKKMIPRKVIVKRVEIKGNEALAETIKISSENQETVAGKSGNKGKKKKKKKKNAAVNEESKPRVSNIPEQLNNEAGFVAFSADYHSPRHHPPKNN from the exons ATGGCTGCTGTGTATGTGAAGTTTATATGCCTTTTGCTAGTGCTTCTGTTCAGTTCTGCATGGCTCTCCAGTGCCCATGAAG CTGCAGAAGATGATGCTGCTATGTCAACTGAGAAG AAGGGAGTAGTGGATAGTGTTCTTAATGGAAATGTTGCTACCAGAAATGAAATTGGAGGAAAGAAAATGATTCCCAGAAAAGTCATTGTCAAGAGGGTAGAAATTAAAGGCAATGAAGCACTAGCAGAGACCATAAAGATTTCAAGTGAAAATCAAGAAACGGTGGCTGGAAAATCAGGCAacaaagggaagaagaagaagaagaagaagaagaatgctgCTGTAAATGAAGAAAGTAAACCAAGGGTTAGTAATATTCCTGAACAGCTAAACAATGAGGCAGGTTTTGTAGCTTTCAGTGCCGATTACCATTCTCCTAGGCATCACCCACCTAAAAACAACTGA
- the LOC110660736 gene encoding UDP-glycosyltransferase 89A2-like, producing the protein MSTAAVAQKPPHLLVFPYPAQGHSLPLLDLTHQLSLRNFTITIITTPKNLPTLSPLLSFHPRIQTLILPLPSHPSLPGGVENVKELGNAGNLPIIAALSKLYHTIIQWFRSHPNPPVSLISDFFLGWTLRLANEINIPRFAFFSSGAFLAAVADHCWNNLETVKTLDVVGFVDLPRSPSFKAEHLPSIFRLYEEYDPDWQVVREGMLANTLSFGCIFNSCEALEGEYLGFLKKKMGHERVFGVGPLSLLGPDHSSRGNPDSGSFAHVFDWLDGCPDGSVVYVCFGSQKLMSKAQMEALASGLEKSMARFIWVVKMGTTQQVEDGYGIVPHGFEERIAGRGLIIRGWSPQVMLLSHRAVGGFLSHCGWNSVLEGIVNGVLILAWPMEADQFVNGKLLVEDLGVAVRVCVGADSVPDSDELGKVIGESMNGVGYEGEKMRAKGLKAKAVGAVRDGGRSSKDLDELVNELWKLQAKAKKDQLQMQR; encoded by the coding sequence ATGTCCACTGCCGCGGTAGCCCAGAAACCTCCACACCTTCTAGTCTTTCCCTACCCAGCTCAAGGCCACAGCCTCCCTCTTTTAGACCTTACCCACCAACTCTCTCTCCGCAACTTTACCATAACCATCATAACCACTCCCAAAAACCTCCCTACACTCTCTCCGCTCCTCTCCTTCCACCCTCGAATTCAAACTCTAATCCTCCCTTTACCGTCTCATCCTTCGCTCCCTGGCGGCGTGGAGAATGTCAAAGAGCTCGGTAACGCAGGAAACTTACCCATAATCGCAGCCTTAAGCAAGCTTTATCACACTATTATCCAGTGGTTTCGTTCCCACCCTAACCCTCCTGTTTCTCTCATTTCTGATTTCTTCCTCGGGTGGACACTACGCCTGGCTAACGAGATCAATATCCCCAGATTCGCCTTCTTTTCATCCGGTGCGTTTCTGGCAGCGGTTGCTGACCATTGTTGGAATAACCTTGAGACCGTAAAGACTTTAGACGTCGTGGGCTTCGTTGACTTGCCCAGATCACCGTCGTTCAAGGCGGAGCACCTGCCATCTATATTCCGATTGTACGAGGAATACGACCCTGATTGGCAGGTCGTTAGGGAAGGAATGCTTGCAAATACCTTGAGTTTTGGGTGCATCTTCAATAGCTGTGAGGCTCTGGAGGGTGAATATTTGGGTTTCTTGAAGAAGAAAATGGGGCACGAGAGAGTATTTGGGGTTGGCCCTCTAAGCTTGTTGGGTCCGGATCATTCCAGTCGGGGAAACCCCGATTCGGGTTCTTTTGCCCACGTGTTCGATTGGCTCGATGGGTGCCCGGATGGATCCGTAGTCTACGTCTGCTTTGGGAGTCAAAAATTGATGAGCAAGGCACAAATGGAGGCACTGGCGTCGGGTCTCGAAAAGAGCATGGCTCGATTCATTTGGGTTGTCAAAATGGGCACAACCCAACAGGTGGAAGACGGGTATGGGATAGTACCCCATGGGTTCGAGGAACGGATCGCTGGGAGGGGCTTGATCATAAGGGGGTGGTCGCCACAGGTGATGTTATTGAGTCACCGAGCGGTGGGTGGATTTCTGAGTCACTGTGGTTGGAACTCTGTTCTAGAGGGAATAGTGAATGGGGTGCTGATATTGGCTTGGCCTATGGAAGCGGACCAGTTTGTGAATGGGAAATTGTTGGTGGAGGACTTGGGGGTAGCGGTGAGGGTATGTGTGGGGGCAGACTCGGTGCCAGACTCGGACGAGTTGGGAAAAGTGATTGGTGAGTCGATGAATGGGGTTGGATATGAAGGAGAGAAAATGAGGGCCAAGGGTTTGAAAGCCAAAGCGGTGGGAGCTGTGAGAGATGGTGGGAGGTCTTCGAAAGACTTGGATGAGCTGGTCAATGAGCTGTGGAAATTACAAGCCAAAGCCAAAAAAGA